A region of the Phyllopteryx taeniolatus isolate TA_2022b chromosome 9, UOR_Ptae_1.2, whole genome shotgun sequence genome:
AAGAAGAGGCGGGGAGAGTTCCCGCCGTATCGGCCGCCAAAGCCCAAGAAGACCAAATCCCTTCAAGATGTCAACAATGCCAGGTCACACAGCTTTGATGTTGTTTCCCATGGTGCACTGCTCTCTCTGGGTCAAGTCTTATTGACCACTTCTTCCATCTCAGACCGCCGCAGGTTTTCATCGCTGCCAAGCCAGAGAATCGTCGGCTGGTGAACGGATTCAGTCCGGCAAACAACCAGCGGCCAGCTCAGAGGAGAGGACGCCGTTACGAGGACGCCGACGTGGACTCGGACGAGGAGATACGCCGGCTGGTGGCGCTCGAGCCGCCTTCCCACGTTGCACCGGGCCAGGACGTGCAGGAGGACAACGTGGAAGTGGTGGGGGACGACTTCTTGGTCGAGGCCGGAGGCTTCCGGCAGAAGCGTGGAGGTAAAACCAGTATTCAAGTATGACTCTCGTTTTGTCTACCTGAATTTTGGAGCGATGTTTGACTGCATTTGATGTCTAAAGATGTGTGATTGACAAGTGTGTCAGTTTTGAAGTAGGGTGATCTCGGTCCGCGTAATGCGGAAGGGACGCATTGCGGCCGTTGGGCAGTCGGTGAGCGTTATGGGCCAAGTGTGTCCTGCGCCGTCAGCACGATTCGGCCGCCGTGGGATCCGCGCAGATCCTACTTTGGATCACAGGGCGGAATATGGCCTTTATCCAGATCAAATGTTgcaaattgatatttatttgttctttgttGACTACATTGTTCGGTCATTTTTGCGGAAATCATTACCGTGATCACTGTCTGCTTGACAATCTGGTGGGTAGAGAAGAATAGCTTAACAAATCTCTATCAGGAACTGCTGCTCTGCATATTTGACCTGTGCACTATAATACAATACAACTTTCTTATGAAAATTCCAGGAAGACCAAAGAACAACGAAGACGAGCAGGACTACGACTCTGCTGACACGGATGAACTCTTCGCTTCAAGGAaacgtcctcttcctcctctggagagcatctcaggaggaaggaagggaaaGGAGAAGAGGAAAAGAGAAGAGCAGGAAGTGAGGAAGAAGAAAACGGCTATTCTTTCCAAGGAGGAAGAGCAGGATGATGATGACGAGAAGGAGAAAGCAGACTCGACCGATACGGAGGAAATCTCCACTTCCAGGAAACCTTCTCTACCTCATCAGGAGAACAtctcagaggaggaggaggacgagaggACGAAGGAGACAACTCTTCTTTCCgaagaagacgaggaggaggaaaacgAGGACGTCGACTCTGTCGATTCGGACTACGAGGCCATGTTCTCCAACGTCGCCCGTCTGGAAATCTCCATGGCCGATCTCCAGAAGCTGGCCGAGGAATCCCGGCAAACCTCGCGTGAACCCCGAGTCCCGCCGGGGCGCGTCCCCAAGAAAGGAACTTTGCCCGAGGACATCCTGGCCTCGCTGCTGGCGGACGACGGCGGCGCCAGCGAGGCCAAACGACAGTCCAAGAAGAAAGGGAAAAAGCTCGCCACCGCAGCACTTCCCGTCTTTCGGGGCACGGGAATGCTCGACGAGGAGGTGGTGAACAAAACCGACGCTCCTGAGAAAAATGAGGCGAGAGAGGACCGCTCGGATGTTTCTTCGTCGTCCTCCCcgtcagaggaggaggaggagacgacGGCGGTAGATGCGGCGTGTCGCCCGAGACTGAGCGCCCGGGAGGAAGAGCAGCGACAGAGGAAGGACAACGCGAGGAGACTGGCCGCCGTCCAGCAGAGGCTGAAGGAGGCGCAGGAGCACAAGAAGCTCCTCCAGGGGGCGCTAGCCCACGTGGTTCGTTGCTTATAAACTTGTCATTGCCGTCGTGACGCGCACCTGTTTCCTATCACCCTGTTGTAATATTTCAACGTTTGCAATTTATTCTCagaaaatttagattttttttttttctagtataAAATTATCATTATCTTGACTCTTGATATTAGCTATTAATTTGGATCTCTTATCAATCAGGATGCTGTGACTGCGAGAACGGGAAAACACATCGTTTTTGATTCCGACGACGACGAGGATGACGATGAGCAGACAACGGTCGCCGACTCCAAGATGTCTCTGCCCCgggacaaccaatcagaggacgacGACGAGGCGGCAGCCAATGAGAGCGTCCCGACTAAATACGAGGTGAACTGCGAACTTTTAACGACGACTTCCAAGCATGTCGGCAGGCTCCTTTTCATGCGTGTTACTTGGCTGTTGCGTTCAGGAGCGGGAGAAGGCGTCAGGCCCTCGGCTTTTCGGCAGcagtgaggatgaggaggacggCGACGAAGAGGAAGATGGCGGCAGGTTCGACATCAGGCCACAGTTTGAAGGACGAGCCGGACAGAAGGTGAGAAGttcatctacaaccccaattccaatgaagttgggactttgtgttgaacataaatcaaaagagaatacaatgatttgcaaatcatgttcaacctatatttcattgactacacgacaaagacaagatatttcatgttcaaactgatcaactcgATTGTTTTGCGCAAATGATCATGAACTTAggatttgatggctgcaacatgttccaaaaaagctgggacaggcggcAAAAAAGaccgtgtttggaacatcccacaggtgaacaggctcattgggaacaggcgggtgccatgattggctagaaaaggtcagtcattcacaagcaaagatggggcgaggttcacctctttgtgaacaagtgtgtgagaaaatagtccaacagttcaagaagaagaatcatcttttattgtcatgaacatgcatgcatgcacacgaaatttgttctctgcatttaacccatcacagtgaacacatacacatgttagtggaaggacaatgttcctcaacgtacaattgtaaggaattgagggatttcatcatctacggtccataatatcatccaaaggttcagagaatctggagaaatcacagcatgtaagcggcaaggccgaaaaccgacattgaatgcccgtgaccttcgatccctcaggcagcactgcatcaaaagccgacatcaatgtgtgaaggatatcaccgcatgggttcaggaacacttcagaaaaccaatgtcggtaaatacagttcggcgctacatccgtaagtgcaacttgaaactctactatgcaaagcacaagccatttatcaacaacacccagaaacgctgccggcttctctggacccgaactcatctaagatggacagacgcaaagtggaaaagtgttctgtggtccgacgagtccatatttcaaattgtttattggaaattgtggacgtcgtgtcctccgggccaaagaggaaaagaacactccggactgttatggacgcaaagttcaaaagccagcatctgtaatggtatggggctgtgttagtgccaatggcatgggtaacttacacatctgtgaaggcaccattaacgctgaaaggtacatacaggttttggagaaacacacgctgccatccaagcaatgtctttttcatgggcgcCCCTGTTTattccagcaagacaatgccaaaccacattgtgcacgtgttacaacagcgtggcttcgtagtaaaagagtgcgggtgctAAACtcagcctgcctgcagtccagacctgtctctcattaataatgcgtggcgcattatgaagcgtaaaatacgataacggagaccccggactgttgaacggctgaagctgtacatcgagcaagaatgggaaagaattccacctccaaacttccaacaattagcgtcctcagttcccaaacgtttattgaatgttgttcaaagaaaaggtgatgtaacacagtgctaaacatgagcctgtcccagcttttttggaacctgttgcacccatcaaattcgaagttcatgattatttgctcaaaacaatcaagttgatcagtttgaacatgaaatatctcgtctttgtagtgtattcaaaagaatataggttgaacatgatttgcaaatcattgtattgtgtgtttgggtttaaCATACACATCCCTGAtggacgtgtgtgtgcgtgtgtgcgcgcgcgtgcttGTTGTTTAGCTGATGGAGCTGCAGTCTCGCTTCGGCACGGACGAACGTTTCCGGATGGACTCTCGCTTcctggaggaagaagaaaaggacgACAGCAAGGCAGAGTCAGGTCAGATCACGTCAACGTTCGGTGAAATATTCCTTCAGAAGTATTCTTGAATAATCCCCTTTTAGCTGACTTTTTTCATCCAAAATTGacattattctcataaattGAAGtgattttcataaaataattagggatttgatttgattggcctgatttttacaaatgtacttCCACGTAATGTGGACTTTTTTCGTGTTATGTTTTTCTCGCAAAATTCTGTATTTCTTTCTCAAAAAAGTGTGGACCTTCTCGCAATGTTTACGTTTTACTCgtatttcatatatatttgtTCTTATCAAGTAATGACGTTGTTCTCATGAAATTGGGATTTTATTtcctaaaatgacaacttttttcctGGTAAAACTTTTGGATTTTGAACCATTTTATTCTCctcaaattggaaaaaaaaaaaaaaaacatgtttcgcATTTCAATTTTGTTCTCCTTAAATGATAACATTTCTTAATTTCATTCTCTTAAAATTTGAACTTTTGTCTTTATAATTTTTGAAACGTGACTCCTAAATTTGGGCGTGATCTTCCCGTCCTGTTTCATTTTGTTCTGCTAAAATTAGGACTGTTTTCTTCTTCTCgtgattttcaaaaatgtttttatcattttttttcctttgcggATGGTAAAcggactgttgttgttgttgcctttGTCGTCGATGACGACGATGCAGAGACGAGCGCGGCGGTGGATGAGGATGTTctgcagcaggaggaggagaagaggaggaacatGTCCATCCTCGAGGGCCTGCCGGGACTTCACCCCAACAGCGGAACGACCGCCGCCAAGACCAAAACCTTCAGGTCAGCCtcgcgcgcgcacgcgcacgcacacgcgcgcgcacacacacatgtaaacaTACACCTGGCGTGCACGTGTGCTTTGCAGAGACATGTCGGCGCTGCACTACGACCCGAGCAGAGCGGAACACGCCGCCTTTGAACGCAAAGTGGACGACAACAAGGACAGGTAGCGGCGAGGACGTGCCACAACCGCTCAGATGCCCGTCGGTGCCCGTCGCACTTGTGCGGTGTCCGAAATGCGCACGAAAGCCAAAGAACAAGCCAAATGTGGGGCGTAAATGCTGGAGTGGGCAAACGATTTTTCCAACACGCAGACGAGCCAAGCTCATTTGTGGATGAAGTTTCAATCTGGATGTCAAAGCGGTTATTTGACCACACTAAAGTACTCATTCGGGCTCATTTGAAGTTGATTCATAATTCAATTTAGTTTGATCAACCAATTATGTCATCATCGTTTCGTTTCATAAGAAAAAGATCATTCATGCTCAcctttcaattgtatttaacatttttgtaattataaattaattaaccaattgcttaataaagtgcaataaatgcatttttttaactaatactaaagcttaatgctaatactgtaaaattgactattttactaaaaaaaacatgaatcatGCACATTTTGAAGTTGTATTTATAATTCTTTCGAATTCAccaattattaataaaatagtataaaggtaaaatgttttctttttttcgtttTACATACAATTGTTTTCATAATCATAAATCTTGCTCATTTttacattatcattattaatcatgttataataattaattaaccaattagaATTGAGAAAAATAGTATAAATGTGAATTCGTTGATTGTActagtatttttgtattttatgtaaaattgtttatttttgtaataaaatgaTTATTCATGCTCATTTATAAATTTCATTAATCATATGATAGTCAATAATTACATGGAATAGAcactctctctatatatatattatatatatatatatatatataattttactacactgccatttttttctatttcatggAAAAGAATAGTTTATCTTAATTAAATGAGAATTCTCGGTTATAATAACTAATTTGATTAGAATTAATGAACCAATGATTTAATAAAGTAGAATacatgttaacatttttattttactagaGTTTTTCAGTTTTAAGTTTGTGTtactaatactgtataataataatatactccTTTTTGTATTATAATGAATTTAAGTATAATAAATTAacccatgtttttaaaatgtataaaaaaaactattcattttaccaatatttttttttttttattattatttacaatatcaATCAATTAACCAGTTTATGACAGAAatgatgaatttatttttttttttttaatctatagCTATATTTTACTGAGCCAATTTTAGGGGTGAGGAAACGTCTAAGTTAGTGATGAACAGCGCTTTAGAAATCATTTCCTGTTCTACGGTTATGGAGGCACTTTTAGCGCACGCGTGACGTCTCCCTGCGCTCTTTGGCAGCAAATCGGCCCGGCGGAAGAAGCGCGAGGAGGCTCAGAAGCTTCCGGAGGTTTCCAAGGAGATCTTCTACGACGTGTCGGGCGACCTGAAGGGCATGTTCGGACCCGTTGCCGACGGCGACGACCACCGGCGGCCCGTGGACCCGCCCGAGACCGGCTGGGACCAGGAAGACGAGGACAACGACGAAGAGCGGCCCCCGCCAGAAGAACATTCCGGCTTCATGTTCTCCTTCTTCGGCGACAAAATCCAGACAGCAAGTCGACACGCGGGTACGTTTTTGGGACTCGGATACAGTTGACCTCTGCATTtgattttgctttttgtgtgtgtgtgtgtgcgtgctgaggatataaatttgaaaatctttttttgtttgtttttttttcctggcaatTATAAGGAGCGTTAACCTCGAGCGCATTTTTGCTCTTTGCTGTCGGGCGCGGTCCCCCGCCATTTTCAAAATGGCAAAGATGTCAATTTAAGGCTTTACTGTCTCATAATGATGCAGTTCGATTGTCTTTCAATTTGGATTTCTTCTAAATTTGGACTTCATCGTCGTAAAAGTATGACttcattttcatacaaaaaattaAGTTTTTTCTGGTCTTCCTTTGATTCGATTTTCTTAAgatttatatcttttttttcctcgtaaaaaaaggatttaggatattttttctcatatttcaactgtattcaacttttttttttctccctgctgtttaaatgttattgtcgttaaaatggatttttttcgGTTTTGTCTTCGTGCAAGTCTGACTTccttccttcccccccccccaaacttgTACTTTCGTCCGTTCACGTTTGAACTCGATGGAACGACGACGTTCAGAGTACAAGGCGGAGAGCGTCCACGCCGCCGAGGTGTTGCCGTGGCAACGAGACCCCCGCCTACGAGACAGcagcgaggaagaggaggaggaagaggaggaagaacaaACGGAGAAAAGCGAGGCGGCGCCTAAAAACACGACGTGAGGAAAGCCGCCTGAAGCGCCCTTTgattactcaactgcagatggggcAGGCCTGTGCAAATGTCCTTTTCGAATGTTTGCTGACATCCGAAAACATTTTCGCAACATCTGACAAGCGAAAGACCaaagaggatgatgaggatgacgatgaggaggacttgtttgtttttgtccacagAGAGGAACTTGTTCCTTCCACGaacaatttcttcttcttccgcctTGATGACAGCAGATTGACAGGTAGCGTCTGTGCGCGTGCGAATttccgtttgtttttttttgttgttgtgtgtttgtcatcATTTGCACTTTCAGAGGGTCCCCGCCGCTTCCGTCGTCCGTGCCAGCTGGAGGACGAGCGAGACGAGTGGGACGAGAGGAGGACGGCGCTCAGACAGGTGAACGAACGCGCGGCGTTGACGCTCGGCGACGACATTTTCCTCGCGTCCGATCGAACGTACGCTGAAGGagtcgttttgtttttgttggcgCTCAGGAGTACCGCAAGAAACACAAGGACGCCCGCAGGAAGCTCAAATCCTCCCAAAACACTTGAACGCTTTCAACCTCCCACAAACACCGTGCGTTAAAATCAGCATGCGGAAACATACCGCTGCTTTTAGAGAGTGTGGtctgaaaatgaaatatgataTCTATTCATGTATCTTTTGGCATTGATTTTGCCAACTGAGGTCTTCCACACTTCATCACAGTTTTCCTTTGTACCTTCAACCATCTTGGATGAGATCCTGTCAAATAAAATGAGgatttgtattttcactttgtGTTCAGTCGTTTCTACCCACGCTCACTGAATtagtcttacaaaaaaaaataataataattaccctGGTTAATATTTGTAATGCCACAAAACATGACTCGCAAGAAAATTGCGacttttttgctcatttttcatttttagttttgtaAAATTGGGAATGTTCTCTTGTAacgaagattttttttctccgcaGAGTATTATTCCTTTGTAAAGTAAATTTAAGGCTTCATTCTCCTGAAACTGAACTTTATAGCCTcataatgtttcttttttattccttattttaaaattctgacCTAATTTTGGATTTTTCTCTCTTTAATGTTTCtagtttattcttgtaaaatttatGATAAGATTTTATATTCTCTTATAATAACTTGATATCAAAATATGGACTTTTCTTCTCATCCTTTTTTATTATGGTAAAATTATGActatgaataaatgaaaattcaaattgtttttcctcatcttgtttttttgtttgtttttttattctcctaaaattacgacttaatttttgtaaaaaataaaacatttaatcataatagtttttttgtcatgtttgaaaaatgtaactttttccctccttttttgttctttaaaattcagacttgtacatttttaactttgtcataaaaatacaatttatatttgaataaaaatgtttcaattgtcttgtaaaattgtgacttGTAAAATGATAACTTTGGTCTCCGAAaatcaggacttttttttttttttttttttttggtaaaattcTGACTGGGGAGGTAAAATTTGGGACTTTATCCACATGAAACTACATCTTTACTGTTGTTggatcaataaaataataataataataataataatttgtaggTAGACATTACATAAAAGAgccaaaagaaaacaactttaTACCTTGGAAATGACGCAAAACTTCTAAAAGTATACCATAAAAGAGGATCAGGGTCAACGCCAACCGTGTGTATTTCCACCAACGCTACTGCAATGTTTTCCACTCCTTCCTGTGTTGAACGCGTTGCTCTTATTTGGAAAGGCGCAACCGGAAACGGCCGTGTTTCACGCTCACTTCACCCCGCTCGTCGTAACTTTTTGCGTCGGCGCGGGCAGTGCAGGCAGTGCAGTGCAGgcgggcaggcaggcaggcgggCGGTCACGTTTAACGGTACAAAGTCAGTATTTGTACGAAGGCACACGTCGATACGGCGGAGTTGTTAGTTTCTCGGCAAACATGAGCGCGCTTCTCTTTCTTGTGCTTGTTTTTGTCGGCTCGGCGGAGCTCCGGAGCCACGTCCGCCTCCCTCCGCCGTTCTCCCCGGGGGAGGCGCACCTCGGCCGGGGCGAGGATGCCGCGGCGGTCCCTCGGGGGCGGGTCCCCGGAGCGAGTCGAGACGAGGCTCCCCGGAGACTTGAAGACCCGAGCGGCTACTTCACGACCCCGCGGGTCATCAGCGGCACCGCCGGGCTCCGGGCGACCTCGTCCTCCCCCCCCGGGCCGCCGCGGCCGCTCTTCCCCGTCGCCGTCGCCGTCGGCTCGTACTGGGCTTacgcgctgctgctgctgggccTGGCCCTCTTCTCGGTGGGCACGGTGGGCAACCTGGCGCTCATGTGCACCGTGTGGCACAACGTGTACCTGCAGAGCGCCTGGAACTGCATCCTGGCCGGCTTGGCCCTCCTGGACCTCCTGGTGCTCTTTTTCTGCCTGCCGGTGGTCGTCTTCCACGAGCTGACCTCGAGGCGCCCGCTGGGGGGAGCGTCCTGCCGCCTGGTGCCCTACCTGGAGGTCAGCCGCATTCAACTATGTCACGACAAAAAGCCGTACCGTTTGTACTTCGTTCTTGTCAAATTCAGAATTCGCAATACTTTCACCCAAATGGgatttgctcccacatccccaaaaccaAAACCTGGAAATTGTCCAGGTGTGCGCCTCAATGCACGGATGTTGTTTTAGTCGCAAAATAAGTTCCAATTTCCATAGGCTCAAATTGACTCAGTTGCTTTGACCTTTCCCCTTTTCTCCCATTCtgtgtatttttccatttatgTTTCAATGTACCTGGCCCATTCGTAAATATGTTGACCTGGCGGTGAAACAAATTCCGGCAATATTTCCTGTGCGCCGCGCACTTGACTGCAAGCATTTCAAGTGCTTGTCGAAGTTTCTTTTGAATCCAGGAGGAGAGACCCCCAAACCCCAGCCAACCCCCCCTTTCCCCTTTCCCCTTTCCCCTTTCTCGTGAGTTGACCGAGTTCACCGAAGCCGCATTTCCCATTTTCGCCTCGGCTCCAAATCGCAGCACTTGTGCTCTTGTGggtttagcttttttttccccctcctcctcctgttttGAAAGGCGCAACTCCGGCTAATGAGCGTTCGCGTCTTTGTCGTGCTAATGCGACTAATGAGACGTCTCCATTAATGATCTTAACTTTGAGTCTTAACGGGGTGGGGGGGCCAAAGGAGGACAAGTGGGATAATCGTCGTCTGCCTGAGTCTCGCGCCTTTACACGCAGACAATGGAGGACAACGCCGTAAAAGTTCTTGCATGGGTTCAATTGGCGGTTACGACTTCTTTATACTCGCCCGGcggacgtcactgcggctaccCGGCACGcggtttgcctttatactcgtgACGCAATGCGCGCGTCGTCggtttcaagcaaaggttaGGGCTTCGGGTCGTAGTTCGAAGGGTTTAAATGAAGTTGTGATTGTCGTCAGGTGACGTCTCTGGGCGTGGCCACGTTCAGCCTTTGCGCTCTGAGCATCGACCGCTTCCACGCCGCCACGAGCCCCGGCCCCGGCCCCGGGCCCGGCCCCGGGCCCTCGGTGGAGCCCTGCCGCTCCGTCCTGTCCAAGATGGCCGTGGTGTGGCTGGGCTCGCTGACGCTGGCCGCCCCCGAGCTGCTGCTGTGGCGGATGCGGCGGGAACCCGCCGGGCCCGGGGACTTCACCCCGGCGGGCCTCCGGGCGCGGGCCGACGCCCCGCCGGCGGCGGCGGACGTGTGCGTCCGCGAGCCGTCCGAAGAACTGCCCGACGGCGTCTACTCGCTGGCGCTGACCTATCGGGAGGCTCGGACCTGGTGGATGTTCGGCTGCTACGTCTGCCTGCCGCTGCTCTTCACGCTGGCCTGCGATCTGGTGACTCGACGGGTATGGTGCAAACAAGCTTCCGTTTATCGACTGGACGTAACAGCTCTCCGCCGTGCGTGCGCGTGAGACATTAACACAACGGCGAGGTGTTACGTTTCTCCGAGACAGTAACCTCTTTGTTTGCGCCACATAAAGTCTCCGCTTTTGTGTAACACCAACACGAATGAGGATCTGGTTACCAGACGGGCAATTTTGCGGGTCAACCGCACGGCGTGACGTTAACGCTTCTCTTTCTGCACATATGCCAACCTGCTGACCAGACGGGCATGATGGCAGCAAACTTTCTCGACCGTAACGACTCTCCTCCGCCGTATGCGTGCGACATTAACATTTCCTCGATGATCTGGTGACGAGGCGGGTACGATGTCACGACGTTTTGATGACCTGACGTTAACGCGGCGATACAATGCGGTTGATTGTATGCCCAGGTGTCGGCGCGGCGACCCGTCAAGGCGGCGAGCAgacgctcctcctcctccgccgcctcTTGCGTGTCGTCATCACCGACCAAGAAGAATGAAGGTCACCGTCGCCACGGCGATCCGAGGCTCGGCTCGACGGTGACGTGGCTGAGCGCCTTGTACGGGGCCTGCAACGTACCCGCCAGCGCGTGTAGCATCGCGCTGGCGTACGGGGCGGCGGCGCCGGCGGCCACTCTGGCGGGACACTTCTTCCTGTTCGCTCGCTGCGCCGCCGCGCCCGTGCTGCTGCTGTGCTCGTGTCGCCCGCTGGGTCGGGCCTTTCgggactgctgctgctgctgctgcgacGAGTGCCGACCCGACGCGCCCtcgtccgccgccgccgccccctccTCGCCCTCCCCGACGTCCCTGACCGCGTCCGCGTCTGCGCCCGACGATGCGTTGCGAG
Encoded here:
- the nol8 gene encoding nucleolar protein 8; protein product: MPRLYVGGLSHSVTQKDLTDRFGKFGHVEDVELRTRRDDEGVPYKTFAYIDLNISDTDLKKCMTVLNKSKWKGGTLQIEPAKESLLNKLAQERKAEQQRPRPDADDKPQNAHKLLESLSKAGVDNFTMKAAVPGTEIPGHKDWVVSKFGRVLPVMQLRCQKGTKARTVKYDPSKYSHNIRRLAPPAAAADPPTPVAQLTWQIDGGDDDISKKRRGEFPPYRPPKPKKTKSLQDVNNARPPQVFIAAKPENRRLVNGFSPANNQRPAQRRGRRYEDADVDSDEEIRRLVALEPPSHVAPGQDVQEDNVEVVGDDFLVEAGGFRQKRGGRPKNNEDEQDYDSADTDELFASRKRPLPPLESISGGRKGKEKRKREEQEVRKKKTAILSKEEEQDDDDEKEKADSTDTEEISTSRKPSLPHQENISEEEEDERTKETTLLSEEDEEEENEDVDSVDSDYEAMFSNVARLEISMADLQKLAEESRQTSREPRVPPGRVPKKGTLPEDILASLLADDGGASEAKRQSKKKGKKLATAALPVFRGTGMLDEEVVNKTDAPEKNEAREDRSDVSSSSSPSEEEEETTAVDAACRPRLSAREEEQRQRKDNARRLAAVQQRLKEAQEHKKLLQGALAHVDAVTARTGKHIVFDSDDDEDDDEQTTVADSKMSLPRDNQSEDDDEAAANESVPTKYEEREKASGPRLFGSSEDEEDGDEEEDGGRFDIRPQFEGRAGQKLMELQSRFGTDERFRMDSRFLEEEEKDDSKAESETSAAVDEDVLQQEEEKRRNMSILEGLPGLHPNSGTTAAKTKTFRDMSALHYDPSRAEHAAFERKVDDNKDSKSARRKKREEAQKLPEVSKEIFYDVSGDLKGMFGPVADGDDHRRPVDPPETGWDQEDEDNDEERPPPEEHSGFMFSFFGDKIQTASRHAEYKAESVHAAEVLPWQRDPRLRDSSEEEEEEEEEEQTEKSEAAPKNTTEELVPSTNNFFFFRLDDSRLTEGPRRFRRPCQLEDERDEWDERRTALRQEYRKKHKDARRKLKSSQNT
- the gpr37l1a gene encoding G-protein coupled receptor 37-like 1, with protein sequence MSALLFLVLVFVGSAELRSHVRLPPPFSPGEAHLGRGEDAAAVPRGRVPGASRDEAPRRLEDPSGYFTTPRVISGTAGLRATSSSPPGPPRPLFPVAVAVGSYWAYALLLLGLALFSVGTVGNLALMCTVWHNVYLQSAWNCILAGLALLDLLVLFFCLPVVVFHELTSRRPLGGASCRLVPYLEVTSLGVATFSLCALSIDRFHAATSPGPGPGPGPGPSVEPCRSVLSKMAVVWLGSLTLAAPELLLWRMRREPAGPGDFTPAGLRARADAPPAAADVCVREPSEELPDGVYSLALTYREARTWWMFGCYVCLPLLFTLACDLVTRRVSARRPVKAASRRSSSSAASCVSSSPTKKNEGHRRHGDPRLGSTVTWLSALYGACNVPASACSIALAYGAAAPAATLAGHFFLFARCAAAPVLLLCSCRPLGRAFRDCCCCCCDECRPDAPSSAAAAPSSPSPTSLTASASAPDDALRAVGTPC